One part of the Chlamydiota bacterium genome encodes these proteins:
- the miaB gene encoding tRNA-2-methylthio-N(6)-dimethylallyladenosine synthase: protein MKNPETFHIRTYGCQMNELDTDMMRGTLEKRGLLHTEEAEADLLIFNTCSIRDLAERKVMGKIGRLGRTSQKKKIIGITGCMANAKKDSLFRKLPHVDFVLGTNNLHNLEYVLDQLLETGKQQIQTDDLFREDLDYLATYRKNKVKGYVSIIRGCNKYCTYCVVPYTRGKEVSRPAKLIYEECTHLANQGYKEITLLGQNVNSYGKDNDEMPFHDLLYQLDSIQGIERIRFLTSHPIDITKELMQAIRDLDSLCEFVHFPLQAGSNRILKKMHRIYTKELYFEKVAMLKELVPNVALGTDIIVGFPTETDEEFQETFDALKAIRYHVGFLYSFSSRKGTPAYRWEDDIPEEVKQERLRLLLELQNTISQEHKQQLLGQTTEVLIDRMTKDQRFLRGRTRCWQKVMFEGPTSLIGTLQKVKITGFTHQTLTADLQIPVH from the coding sequence ATGAAAAATCCTGAAACTTTCCATATTCGCACCTATGGCTGCCAGATGAATGAGCTGGATACCGATATGATGCGCGGCACCCTTGAAAAAAGGGGGCTTCTACATACCGAGGAAGCAGAGGCAGATTTGCTTATTTTTAATACCTGCTCAATACGTGATCTTGCAGAAAGAAAGGTGATGGGAAAAATTGGGCGGCTCGGACGCACCTCTCAAAAAAAGAAAATTATTGGCATTACAGGCTGCATGGCCAATGCAAAAAAAGATTCGCTTTTTCGAAAGCTTCCCCATGTGGATTTTGTTCTTGGTACCAATAATTTGCATAATCTCGAATATGTCTTAGATCAGCTTTTGGAAACGGGAAAACAACAGATCCAGACAGATGATCTTTTTCGTGAAGATTTGGATTATTTGGCTACATATAGAAAAAACAAAGTCAAAGGCTACGTCTCTATCATCCGTGGATGCAATAAATATTGCACCTATTGCGTGGTTCCCTACACACGAGGAAAAGAGGTCTCTCGCCCAGCAAAGCTCATTTATGAAGAATGTACACATTTAGCCAATCAAGGCTACAAAGAGATCACCCTGCTTGGACAAAATGTCAATTCCTATGGAAAAGATAATGATGAGATGCCTTTTCATGATCTTTTGTATCAATTAGACAGCATTCAAGGCATCGAGCGCATCCGTTTTTTAACTTCGCACCCCATCGATATCACAAAAGAGCTCATGCAAGCCATCCGTGATCTTGATTCCTTGTGCGAATTTGTGCACTTTCCTCTGCAAGCTGGCTCCAATCGTATTTTAAAAAAAATGCATCGCATTTACACAAAAGAGCTCTATTTTGAAAAAGTCGCCATGCTCAAAGAACTTGTTCCCAATGTTGCTTTGGGCACAGACATCATTGTGGGCTTTCCCACAGAAACGGATGAAGAATTCCAAGAAACTTTTGACGCCCTGAAAGCCATTCGCTACCACGTGGGATTTCTTTACTCTTTTTCTTCTAGAAAAGGCACGCCTGCTTATCGCTGGGAAGATGATATTCCAGAAGAAGTGAAACAAGAACGTTTGCGCCTTCTTCTAGAACTACAAAATACGATCTCTCAAGAGCATAAACAACAATTGCTCGGACAAACAACGGAAGTACTTATTGATCGCATGACAAAAGATCAAAGGTTTTTGCGTGGTCGTACGCGCTGCTGGCAAAAGGTGATGTTTGAAGGTCCTACCTCTTTGATTGGCACGCTGCAAAAAGTCAAAATCACAGGTTTTACTCATCAGACTCTAACAGCTGATCTGCAAATTCCTGTTCACTGA
- the ligA gene encoding DNA ligase, giving the protein MESITKDAYLKLCKQANYHNQLYYVEANPEISDYEFDLLIKKIEDIEKEHPEWIHPESPTQRVGESRLGGFEQARHIVPMLSLSNTYSKEELQAFIERVYKLAGHQDVEFFCEYKMDGVALSCIYEKGVLKKAITRGNGVVGDDITPNFLDIQEVKRTLDGKNIPDVLEARGEVYMTKKVFEAINHERVLQDLEPMKNPRNAAAGSIKLLERGATKKRKLHVMFYGVGINDSTTKTQAQIHQHLKEMGLGTLDETFLAKTLEEIWHFIETTEKKRTSLGYEIDGIVIKVNDLNLQKEFGSTKKSPRWAIAYKFAAERAQTVIKDITVQVGRTGVITPVAELEPVLLAGSTISRATLHNEDEIERKDIRIGDTVIIEKGGDVIPKVVEVIVEKRKGSKPWHMPKNCPSCGSELQRVEEEVAVRCANFDGCAEQVLRHLIFFASKDAMDIEHLGKKVIEHLFNLEFVKYPADFYRLHEKELYQIPNFKEKSVKNVLDSIEKSKTQPLSRVILGLGIRHVGKSSADLLAKKFQNIENLFHIKKEMLFEVEGIGEIVADSIVEYFSKQENMEHIQALLELGLSPKEMVQIKGHAFLGKTFVLTGSLENYTRQKASELIQERGGIVSSSVSKKTDYVLAGKEAGSKLEKAKKFGVELLSEQEFADQLLESDE; this is encoded by the coding sequence ATGGAATCGATTACCAAAGACGCCTATTTAAAGCTTTGTAAGCAAGCAAATTATCATAACCAGCTCTACTATGTAGAGGCCAATCCAGAAATCTCCGACTACGAATTTGATCTTTTGATCAAAAAGATTGAAGATATTGAAAAGGAGCATCCAGAGTGGATCCATCCTGAAAGCCCTACGCAAAGAGTAGGGGAATCTCGCCTAGGTGGATTTGAACAGGCCAGACACATTGTGCCTATGCTTTCTTTGTCCAACACCTATTCCAAAGAGGAGCTCCAAGCGTTTATCGAAAGAGTCTACAAACTTGCAGGACATCAGGATGTGGAGTTTTTTTGTGAATACAAGATGGATGGTGTGGCGCTTTCTTGCATCTATGAAAAAGGCGTATTGAAAAAAGCGATCACAAGAGGTAACGGAGTTGTCGGGGACGATATCACGCCCAATTTTTTAGATATTCAAGAAGTCAAACGCACATTGGATGGCAAAAACATTCCCGATGTTTTAGAAGCGCGCGGCGAAGTGTACATGACAAAAAAGGTGTTTGAGGCCATCAATCATGAGCGTGTGCTGCAAGATTTAGAACCGATGAAAAATCCAAGAAATGCGGCAGCAGGATCGATCAAGCTTTTAGAGAGAGGAGCGACCAAAAAACGTAAACTTCATGTCATGTTTTATGGCGTCGGCATCAATGATTCTACTACCAAAACACAAGCTCAAATCCATCAGCATTTAAAAGAAATGGGACTTGGCACATTGGATGAAACGTTTTTGGCCAAAACGCTAGAAGAAATTTGGCATTTTATTGAAACGACAGAAAAAAAACGCACATCTCTTGGATATGAGATTGATGGCATTGTCATCAAAGTCAATGATCTCAACTTGCAAAAAGAGTTTGGATCGACCAAAAAAAGTCCACGTTGGGCGATTGCGTATAAATTTGCTGCCGAAAGAGCGCAAACTGTTATCAAAGACATCACAGTGCAGGTGGGAAGAACGGGAGTCATTACGCCGGTGGCAGAACTCGAGCCTGTACTGCTCGCTGGAAGTACGATTTCAAGAGCCACACTTCACAATGAAGACGAAATCGAAAGAAAAGATATTCGCATTGGCGATACAGTGATCATAGAAAAGGGGGGCGATGTCATTCCAAAAGTGGTGGAAGTCATCGTAGAAAAAAGAAAAGGCTCCAAGCCTTGGCATATGCCCAAAAACTGCCCTTCTTGTGGATCTGAGTTGCAACGTGTGGAAGAAGAAGTGGCTGTCAGATGTGCCAATTTTGATGGATGTGCTGAACAGGTGCTCAGGCATTTGATCTTTTTTGCAAGCAAGGATGCGATGGATATTGAACATTTGGGAAAAAAAGTGATCGAACATCTCTTTAATTTAGAATTTGTGAAGTATCCTGCAGACTTTTATCGCCTTCATGAAAAAGAACTGTATCAAATTCCCAACTTCAAGGAAAAATCGGTCAAAAATGTGTTAGACTCGATCGAAAAATCCAAGACCCAGCCTTTATCTCGTGTGATCCTTGGCTTAGGCATTCGCCACGTGGGTAAATCTTCTGCCGACTTGCTGGCAAAAAAATTTCAAAATATTGAAAATCTCTTCCATATCAAAAAGGAGATGCTATTTGAGGTGGAAGGTATTGGTGAGATTGTGGCCGATTCTATCGTGGAATATTTCTCAAAACAGGAAAACATGGAGCATATTCAAGCGCTTTTGGAGCTTGGACTTAGCCCCAAAGAGATGGTGCAAATAAAGGGTCATGCTTTTTTGGGAAAAACTTTCGTTCTAACAGGATCTTTAGAAAATTATACGCGCCAAAAAGCGAGTGAACTTATCCAAGAGCGAGGCGGTATCGTATCGTCTTCCGTCTCGAAAAAAACAGACTATGTGCTTGCGGGAAAAGAGGCAGGATCTAAATTAGAAAAAGCGAAAAAATTTGGCGTGGAACTACTCAGTGAACAGGAATTTGCAGATCAGCTGTTAGAGTCTGATGAGTAA